The Elaeis guineensis isolate ETL-2024a chromosome 13, EG11, whole genome shotgun sequence genome includes a region encoding these proteins:
- the LOC105056596 gene encoding aquaporin NIP2-1, producing MASFPRPSRSNEIHDMATPQNPITSGPPQYKSLEDLLPPFLLKKVVSEIIATFLLVFVTCGSAALYTSNHDRISQLGQSVAGGLIVTVMIYAVGHISGAHMNPAVTLSFAVYRHFPWIQVPFYWAAQITGAVISSYILRELLDPITNLGTTTPSGTVWQALVMEIIVTFCMMFVTLAVATDTKAVGELAGLAVGSAVCITSILAGPVSGGSMNPARTLGPAVASKKYNGLWVYFIGPPMGTLSAGLAYTFIRLTNKDGSQKLSSFKLRRLQSQGSPIPTEEVGLENV from the exons ATGGCTTCCTTTCCAAGGCCTAGCCGTTCTAATGAAATCCATGACATGGCCACACCTCAAAACCCCATCACTTCGGGACCTCCTCAGTACAAATCACTTGAAGATCTCCTCCCACCCTTTCTTCTTAAAAAG GTGGTTTCCGAAATTATAGCAACATTTCTACTAGTATTCGTGACCTGCGGCTCGGCCGCGCTGTACACTAGCAACCACGACCGGATTTCACAGCTGGGGCAATCAGTGGCCGGAGGACTGATCGTGACGGTGATGATATATGCTGTTGGGCATATCTCCGGTGCCCACATGAACCCAGCCGTCACCTTGTCTTTCGCTGTGTATAGGCATTTCCCTTGGATTCAG GTCCCTTTCTATTGGGCAGCTCAGATCACAGGGGCCGTCATCTCCTCATACATCCTCCGTGAATTGTTGGATCCAATCACCAATCTTGGTACCACCACACCATCGGGTACGGTATGGCAAGCATTGGTGATGGAGATCATTGTTACATTCTGCATGATGTTTGTTACATTGGCAGTGGCGACAGACACAAAAGCT GTAGGGGAGTTGGCAGGCTTAGCAGTTGGATCAGCAGTTTGCATTACTTCTATCCTAGCGGG GCCGGTATCAGGAGGATCGATGAACCCTGCAAGGACATTAGGACCTGCGGTCGCGAGCAAGAAATACAATGGGCTTTGGGTGTACTTCATTGGCCCGCCGATGGGTACCCTATCCGCGGGGTTGGCCTACACTTTCATACGTTTAACCAACAAGGATGGTAGTCAGAAACTATCTTCATTCAAGCTTCGCCGTTTGCAGAGCCAAGGTTCACCTATTCCCACTGAAGAGGTTGGTTTGGAAAATGTATGA